One Anas platyrhynchos isolate ZD024472 breed Pekin duck chromosome 2, IASCAAS_PekinDuck_T2T, whole genome shotgun sequence DNA segment encodes these proteins:
- the TBC1D31 gene encoding TBC1 domain family member 31 isoform X1 produces the protein MPSRELGGRSQGPLWGRGPGQAAGGGVIVNITHTAPGSPSKTIRFLNVAFDSSGDSLLAGDHQGNIYVFDLKGNRFNLVQRTMQACTALAFNLRRKTEFLVALADYSIKCFDTETKELVSWMRGHDSSVSSISVNGSGRYAITTSTDTAQLWDLDTFQRKRKLNVRHSVGIQKVFFLPLSNTILSCFKDNSVFAWEFDTLHCKYQLPTPVEGSTLLYKVFAVTRDGRIFVAGGKSNHLHLWCLESKQLIKIIQMPTKVRAVRHLEFLPDSFDGGSNQVLGVLSQDNMMRFINIETCKLLFAIGSHEEGVSTAAISPNGRYIASVMENGSVNLYSVQALTQEANKPPPPQFKVVEDWPKCKSEANKLTMKVTSGRSERPWKSKGNKIQTRLLKVQANTSLENKENELPGGLNKKRLQALLKGYGEYPAKYRMFVWRSLLQLPENHLAFSSLIDKGTHSAFVNIQNEYPIKSRKLLRVLQRTLSALAHWSAIFGETPYIPLLAFPFVKLFQNNQLICFEVVATVVVNFCQHWFEYFPNPPVNVLSMMENILAHHDKELLQHFIKYNVTSQVYAWPLLETLFSEVLTREEWLKVFDNIFSNHPSYFLMIVVAYIVCSRAPLLHCNQRQDFEYFFHHRNNLDINVVIKEAYRFMEATPPDIHPQRVLDDFIPLTKGQYPVFNKYPKFIVDYQSQEWERIRQDEIEYLRERQLMHELEAKAQERKAEDEAWYRKQELLREAEEQRRKMLVEEEKKLAEQRQRLAAVRRELKVKELQFLDASRRRFLKYQQDQRQMELKRLDDEIARKASMREQETAATVQDVEVRQMELESQRQLFEQHLIKDQESSTQEMKEEIDASRRKADLEDHVVQRLMETDREEKQKAQMVAEENLAKAEQKCIEIDWRLQALHKLRHDDKDREKHYEEIAKLLHDNRVKEAELLKALREAEEKKWEEVIQKKAQLEEEQKAAAAAHEHRKQFLEDEMNDALNLAEKLQREDACFERLRDLKAGRTGRGVEFQQVPKSGNMCLNDLSASESSSYVSSVRRRELACQERELMAEVRQLRQKLTAQARVRHPPTHLSSTKWTT, from the exons ATGCCGAGCCGGGAGCTGGGCGGCCGCAGCCAGGGCCCGCTGTGGGGCCGCGGGCCCGGCcaggcggcgggcggcgg AGTTATAGTGAACATAACTCACACTGCCCCAGGATCTCCTTCAAAGACAATACGGTTCCTGAATGTGGCGTTTGACAGTTCTGGGGACTCCCTCCTTGCTGGAGACCACCAAGGGAACATATATGTTTTTGACCTGAAGGGGAACAG gtTCAACCTCGTTCAGCGAACAATGCAGGCGTGCACTGCTTTGGCATTTAATCTTCGCAGAAAGACGGAATTCCTGGTGGCTTTGGCAGACTATTCTATTAAGTGCTTCGATACGG AAACCAAGGAGCTAGTTAGCTGGATGAGAGGACATGATTCTTCAGTGTCTTCCATCTCGGTCAATGGCTCAGGCAGGTATGCCATCACTACCTCCACTGATACAGCACAGCTCTGGGACTTGGACAcctttcaaaggaaaagaaagctgaacGTTCGTCATTCTGTGGGTATACAGAAG gtgtttttcctTCCATTGAGCAACACCATCCTCAGCTGTTTCAAAGATAATTCTGTTTTTGCATGGGAATTTGATACTCTGCACTGTAAATACCAGTTGCCAACTCCAGTAGAAGGCTCTACATTACTGTATAAAGTCTTTGCAGTTACCAG GGATGGCCGGATTTTTGTAGCTGGTGGAAAATCAAATCATCTGCACTTGTGGTGTTTAGAATCAAAGCAGCTGATAAAAATAATCCAGATGCCTACAAAAGTACGAGCTGTTCGCCATCTGGAATTCCTCCCGGACAGTTTTGACGGGGGCTCCAATCAg GTCCTTGGAGTATTAAGTCAAGATAATATGATGAGATTTATCAATATAGAAACATGCAAACTGCTTTTTGCCATTGGGAGTCACGAAGAGGGAGTTAGCACGGCAGCAATTAGCCCCAACGGACGGTATATTGCATCAGTAATGGAAAATGGTAGTGTCAATTTATACAGTGTCCAAGCTTTGACTCAGGAAGCAAATAAG CCTCCACCACCCCAGTTCAAAGTAGTGGAGGATTGGCCCAagtgcaagtcagaggcaaATAAGCTGACGATGAAAGTGACTTCAGGAAGGTCAGAGCGGCCTTGGAAatccaaaggaaacaaaattcaAACGAGACTGCTGAAAGTGCAAGCAAACACATCGCTTGAAAATAAAGAG AATGAATTGCCAGGTGGATTAAACAAGAAACGTTTACAGGCCTTGTTGAAAGGATACGGTGAATATCCAGCAAAATACAG GATGTTTGTTTGGCGTTCCTTATTACAACTTCCTGAAAACCACTTAGCATTCAGTAGCCTAATAGATAAGGGCACCCACAGTGCGTTTGTGAATATTCAGAATGAGTATCCGATCAAAAGCAGGAAACTGCTGAGAGTTTTACAGAg GACCTTATCAGCTCTAGCTCACTGGTCTGCTATCTTTGGTGAGACGCCTTATATTCCTTTGCTAGCGTTCCCATTTGTAAAATTATTCCAGAACAACCAGCTGATCTGCTTTGAAGTTGTTGCTACAGTAGTAG ttAATTTTTGTCAGCACTGGTTTGAGTATTTTCCCAATCCTCCAGTTAATGTCCTTAGtatgatggaaaatattttagcgCATCATGACAAAGAACTTCTTCAgcattttataaaatacaacGTGACTTCACAG GTTTATGCCTGGCCTCTTCTAGAAACCCTGTTCTCTGAGGTTCTAACAAGAGAAGAATGGCTCAAAGTCTTTGATAATATCTTCTCTAACCATCCTTCATACTTCCTAATGATTGTTGTTGCCTATATTGTATGTTCCAGAGCTCCACTGCTTCACTGCAATCAAAGACAGGATTTTGAG TATTTCTTTCATCATCGTAACAACCTGGACATTAACGTTGTGATTAAAGAAGCTTATCGTTTTATGGAGGCTACACCACCAGATATCCATCCACAACGTGTGCTTGATGACTTCATACCACTTACAAAAGGACAGTACCCTGTATTTAATAAATATCCCAAGTTCATTGTGGATTATCAATCTCAGGAATGGGAGAGGATCAGACAGGATGAAATTGAATACTTAAGAGAAAG ACAATTAATGCATGAGTTAGAAGCTAAAGCACAGGAACGGAAGGCAGAAGATGAAGCTTGGTATCGAAAGCAGGAATTGCTTCGAGAAGCTGAAGAGCAAAGGCGAAAAATGCttgtggaagaagaaaagaagttaGCAGAACAGAGGCAAAG ACTAGCTGCTGTGAGAAGAGAACTGAAAGTAAAGGAACTACAATTTCTAGATGCTTCAAGAAGGCGTTTTCTGAAATACCAGCAAGATCAGCGCCAAATGGAACTGAAACGCCTTGATGATGAAATTGCTAGAAAA GCATCCATGAGAGAGCAAGAAACAGCTGCCACTGTTCAAGATGTAGAAGTACGACAGATGGAGCTTGAATCACAAAGACAGCTTTTTGAACAG CATCTTATCAAAGATCAAGAGAGCTCCACAcaggaaatgaaagaagagaTAGATGCCAGTCGAAGAAAGGCAGATCTTGAAGATCACGTTGTTCAGCGATTGATGGAAACGGAtcgagaagaaaaacagaaagctcaGATG GTAGCTGAAGAAAATTTagccaaagcagagcagaaatgcaTTGAGAtcgactggaggttgcaggcatTGCATAAACTAAGGCACGATGATAAGGACCGTGAGAAGCATTACGAAGAGATAGCCAAGCTCCTTCACGACAACAGGGTAAAAGAAGCTGAACTGCTGAAGGCCTTGagggaggcagaagaaaaaaag TGGGAAGAAGTTATACAGAAAAAAGCACAACTGGAGGAAGAGcagaaggctgctgctgctgcacatgAACACAGGAAGCAGTTTTTAGAAGACGAAATGAACGATGCGTTAAATTTGgctgaaaagctgcaaagaGAGGATGCCTGTTTTG
- the TBC1D31 gene encoding TBC1 domain family member 31 isoform X2 has product MPSRELGGRSQGPLWGRGPGQAAGGGVIVNITHTAPGSPSKTIRFLNVAFDSSGDSLLAGDHQGNIYVFDLKGNRFNLVQRTMQACTALAFNLRRKTEFLVALADYSIKCFDTETKELVSWMRGHDSSVSSISVNGSGRYAITTSTDTAQLWDLDTFQRKRKLNVRHSVGIQKVFFLPLSNTILSCFKDNSVFAWEFDTLHCKYQLPTPVEGSTLLYKVFAVTRDGRIFVAGGKSNHLHLWCLESKQLIKIIQMPTKVRAVRHLEFLPDSFDGGSNQVLGVLSQDNMMRFINIETCKLLFAIGSHEEGVSTAAISPNGRYIASVMENGSVNLYSVQALTQEANKPPPPQFKVVEDWPKCKSEANKLTMKVTSGRSERPWKSKGNKIQTRLLKVQANTSLENKENELPGGLNKKRLQALLKGYGEYPAKYRMFVWRSLLQLPENHLAFSSLIDKGTHSAFVNIQNEYPIKSRKLLRVLQRTLSALAHWSAIFGETPYIPLLAFPFVKLFQNNQLICFEVVATVVVNFCQHWFEYFPNPPVNVLSMMENILAHHDKELLQHFIKYNVTSQVYAWPLLETLFSEVLTREEWLKVFDNIFSNHPSYFLMIVVAYIVCSRAPLLHCNQRQDFEYFFHHRNNLDINVVIKEAYRFMEATPPDIHPQRVLDDFIPLTKGQYPVFNKYPKFIVDYQSQEWERIRQDEIEYLRERQLMHELEAKAQERKAEDEAWYRKQELLREAEEQRRKMLVEEEKKLAEQRQRLAAVRRELKVKELQFLDASRRRFLKYQQDQRQMELKRLDDEIARKASMREQETAATVQDVEVRQMELESQRQLFEQHLIKDQESSTQEMKEEIDASRRKADLEDHVVQRLMETDREEKQKAQMLKKI; this is encoded by the exons ATGCCGAGCCGGGAGCTGGGCGGCCGCAGCCAGGGCCCGCTGTGGGGCCGCGGGCCCGGCcaggcggcgggcggcgg AGTTATAGTGAACATAACTCACACTGCCCCAGGATCTCCTTCAAAGACAATACGGTTCCTGAATGTGGCGTTTGACAGTTCTGGGGACTCCCTCCTTGCTGGAGACCACCAAGGGAACATATATGTTTTTGACCTGAAGGGGAACAG gtTCAACCTCGTTCAGCGAACAATGCAGGCGTGCACTGCTTTGGCATTTAATCTTCGCAGAAAGACGGAATTCCTGGTGGCTTTGGCAGACTATTCTATTAAGTGCTTCGATACGG AAACCAAGGAGCTAGTTAGCTGGATGAGAGGACATGATTCTTCAGTGTCTTCCATCTCGGTCAATGGCTCAGGCAGGTATGCCATCACTACCTCCACTGATACAGCACAGCTCTGGGACTTGGACAcctttcaaaggaaaagaaagctgaacGTTCGTCATTCTGTGGGTATACAGAAG gtgtttttcctTCCATTGAGCAACACCATCCTCAGCTGTTTCAAAGATAATTCTGTTTTTGCATGGGAATTTGATACTCTGCACTGTAAATACCAGTTGCCAACTCCAGTAGAAGGCTCTACATTACTGTATAAAGTCTTTGCAGTTACCAG GGATGGCCGGATTTTTGTAGCTGGTGGAAAATCAAATCATCTGCACTTGTGGTGTTTAGAATCAAAGCAGCTGATAAAAATAATCCAGATGCCTACAAAAGTACGAGCTGTTCGCCATCTGGAATTCCTCCCGGACAGTTTTGACGGGGGCTCCAATCAg GTCCTTGGAGTATTAAGTCAAGATAATATGATGAGATTTATCAATATAGAAACATGCAAACTGCTTTTTGCCATTGGGAGTCACGAAGAGGGAGTTAGCACGGCAGCAATTAGCCCCAACGGACGGTATATTGCATCAGTAATGGAAAATGGTAGTGTCAATTTATACAGTGTCCAAGCTTTGACTCAGGAAGCAAATAAG CCTCCACCACCCCAGTTCAAAGTAGTGGAGGATTGGCCCAagtgcaagtcagaggcaaATAAGCTGACGATGAAAGTGACTTCAGGAAGGTCAGAGCGGCCTTGGAAatccaaaggaaacaaaattcaAACGAGACTGCTGAAAGTGCAAGCAAACACATCGCTTGAAAATAAAGAG AATGAATTGCCAGGTGGATTAAACAAGAAACGTTTACAGGCCTTGTTGAAAGGATACGGTGAATATCCAGCAAAATACAG GATGTTTGTTTGGCGTTCCTTATTACAACTTCCTGAAAACCACTTAGCATTCAGTAGCCTAATAGATAAGGGCACCCACAGTGCGTTTGTGAATATTCAGAATGAGTATCCGATCAAAAGCAGGAAACTGCTGAGAGTTTTACAGAg GACCTTATCAGCTCTAGCTCACTGGTCTGCTATCTTTGGTGAGACGCCTTATATTCCTTTGCTAGCGTTCCCATTTGTAAAATTATTCCAGAACAACCAGCTGATCTGCTTTGAAGTTGTTGCTACAGTAGTAG ttAATTTTTGTCAGCACTGGTTTGAGTATTTTCCCAATCCTCCAGTTAATGTCCTTAGtatgatggaaaatattttagcgCATCATGACAAAGAACTTCTTCAgcattttataaaatacaacGTGACTTCACAG GTTTATGCCTGGCCTCTTCTAGAAACCCTGTTCTCTGAGGTTCTAACAAGAGAAGAATGGCTCAAAGTCTTTGATAATATCTTCTCTAACCATCCTTCATACTTCCTAATGATTGTTGTTGCCTATATTGTATGTTCCAGAGCTCCACTGCTTCACTGCAATCAAAGACAGGATTTTGAG TATTTCTTTCATCATCGTAACAACCTGGACATTAACGTTGTGATTAAAGAAGCTTATCGTTTTATGGAGGCTACACCACCAGATATCCATCCACAACGTGTGCTTGATGACTTCATACCACTTACAAAAGGACAGTACCCTGTATTTAATAAATATCCCAAGTTCATTGTGGATTATCAATCTCAGGAATGGGAGAGGATCAGACAGGATGAAATTGAATACTTAAGAGAAAG ACAATTAATGCATGAGTTAGAAGCTAAAGCACAGGAACGGAAGGCAGAAGATGAAGCTTGGTATCGAAAGCAGGAATTGCTTCGAGAAGCTGAAGAGCAAAGGCGAAAAATGCttgtggaagaagaaaagaagttaGCAGAACAGAGGCAAAG ACTAGCTGCTGTGAGAAGAGAACTGAAAGTAAAGGAACTACAATTTCTAGATGCTTCAAGAAGGCGTTTTCTGAAATACCAGCAAGATCAGCGCCAAATGGAACTGAAACGCCTTGATGATGAAATTGCTAGAAAA GCATCCATGAGAGAGCAAGAAACAGCTGCCACTGTTCAAGATGTAGAAGTACGACAGATGGAGCTTGAATCACAAAGACAGCTTTTTGAACAG CATCTTATCAAAGATCAAGAGAGCTCCACAcaggaaatgaaagaagagaTAGATGCCAGTCGAAGAAAGGCAGATCTTGAAGATCACGTTGTTCAGCGATTGATGGAAACGGAtcgagaagaaaaacagaaagctcaGATG CTGAAGAAAATTTag